One genomic region from Haloarcula taiwanensis encodes:
- a CDS encoding transcriptional regulator, whose protein sequence is MLGNKNGTSEVSTTRTSFEILALIRDAGGATIADIRAETDLAKSTVYRHLKTLHDMNYLVEEGGEYRLSLRFLQLSEPPRIRRPGYLVAKQKVIELAIETDERALFLVEEGFEGVYLHRAGGRNPLQSDTMIGRRRPLHALASGKAILAEWSDERIEEFVETAGLNRLTANTITDRDALVEELEQVREQGYATNMSEHMDGLRAAGVPVYNHEDDLIGALSVFGPSGRVRRADIESTYPDLLEQKASELKIDLTYD, encoded by the coding sequence ATGCTCGGCAACAAGAACGGCACGTCAGAGGTGTCGACGACCCGGACGTCATTCGAGATTCTGGCGCTGATTCGGGACGCGGGAGGCGCGACAATCGCAGACATCCGGGCAGAGACGGACCTGGCCAAGAGCACGGTGTATCGACACCTCAAGACGCTGCACGACATGAACTATCTCGTCGAAGAGGGCGGGGAATACCGGCTCTCGCTGCGGTTTCTGCAACTCAGCGAACCGCCGCGGATACGGCGACCGGGCTATCTCGTCGCCAAGCAGAAAGTCATCGAGCTGGCGATAGAGACTGACGAACGGGCGCTGTTTCTGGTCGAGGAGGGTTTCGAGGGCGTGTATCTCCATCGGGCCGGCGGCCGGAACCCGCTCCAGAGCGACACGATGATCGGCAGACGCCGGCCACTACACGCGCTCGCCTCGGGGAAAGCCATTCTCGCGGAGTGGTCCGACGAACGCATCGAAGAGTTCGTCGAAACCGCAGGCCTCAACAGACTGACGGCGAACACGATTACCGACCGGGATGCACTGGTCGAGGAACTCGAACAGGTCCGCGAGCAGGGCTATGCGACCAACATGTCAGAACACATGGACGGCCTGCGCGCGGCGGGCGTGCCGGTGTACAACCACGAGGACGATCTCATCGGCGCGTTAAGCGTCTTCGGTCCGAGCGGCCGGGTACGCCGGGCAGATATCGAATCAACGTACCCCGACCTACTGGAACAGAAAGCCAGCGAGCTGAAGATCGACCTCACGTATGATTGA
- a CDS encoding acyl-CoA dehydrogenase: MIDYLGLEDDLGEEERMVRDTAREFVENEVKPDVGQHWIDGTFPTDLITEMGDLGFYAPNLDGYGLPGLSETAYGLLLQELEAGDSGLRSMASVQGALVMYPIHAYGSDAQKEEWLPALGSGERVGCFGLTEPEHGSNPSAMETTAERDADGYVLNGSKTWITNAPISDLAVVWAKVTSADGDPVRGFLVETDRDGVTTNKIDEKLSLRASITGEISLQNARVPEENVLPGVEGMKGPLSCLTQARYGIAWGTVGAAMDCFETAHEYATDREQFGKPIAGYQLQQEKLAEMATQISLGQLLAHRLADLKERGDLRPEQVSMAKRNNARMAREQSRVAREMLGGNGITADYSPMRHLTNLETVYTYEGTHDIHSLIIGHDLTGIPAFE, encoded by the coding sequence ATGATCGATTACCTCGGTCTCGAAGACGACCTCGGCGAGGAAGAGCGGATGGTCCGTGATACGGCCCGAGAGTTCGTCGAGAACGAAGTCAAGCCGGACGTCGGGCAACACTGGATCGACGGGACGTTCCCGACGGATCTCATCACCGAGATGGGCGACCTCGGGTTCTACGCCCCGAACCTCGATGGCTACGGCCTGCCGGGACTCAGTGAGACGGCGTATGGCCTCCTCCTGCAGGAACTGGAGGCCGGCGACAGCGGCCTGCGCTCGATGGCCAGCGTGCAGGGGGCCCTCGTCATGTACCCGATTCACGCCTACGGCAGCGATGCACAGAAGGAGGAATGGCTGCCGGCACTCGGCAGCGGCGAGCGGGTGGGCTGTTTCGGTCTGACCGAGCCCGAACACGGGTCGAACCCGTCGGCGATGGAGACGACGGCCGAGCGCGACGCCGACGGCTACGTCCTGAACGGCTCGAAGACGTGGATCACGAACGCGCCCATTAGCGACCTCGCAGTGGTCTGGGCGAAGGTCACCTCCGCCGACGGCGACCCAGTGCGGGGCTTCCTCGTCGAGACGGACCGCGACGGCGTGACGACGAACAAGATCGACGAGAAGCTCTCGCTGCGGGCTTCGATTACGGGTGAGATCAGCCTCCAGAACGCCCGCGTTCCCGAGGAGAACGTCCTGCCGGGCGTCGAGGGGATGAAGGGACCGCTGTCCTGTCTCACACAGGCCCGCTACGGTATCGCCTGGGGAACGGTGGGGGCCGCCATGGACTGTTTCGAGACCGCCCACGAGTACGCCACCGACCGCGAGCAGTTCGGGAAGCCGATCGCCGGCTATCAGCTCCAGCAGGAGAAGCTCGCGGAGATGGCGACCCAGATATCGCTGGGCCAGTTGCTCGCCCACCGGCTCGCCGACCTGAAGGAACGCGGCGACCTCCGCCCGGAACAGGTGTCGATGGCCAAGCGCAACAACGCACGGATGGCCCGCGAGCAGTCACGGGTGGCCCGCGAGATGCTCGGCGGCAACGGCATCACGGCTGATTACTCCCCGATGCGGCACCTGACGAACCTCGAAACCGTCTATACCTACGAGGGAACGCACGACATCCACTCGCTCATCATCGGCCACGACCTGACCGGCATCCCGGCCTTCGAGTAG
- a CDS encoding aldehyde dehydrogenase, translated as MSQPDSQTAWNQLYIDGEWRDADASETIPVTNPATGEKLAAVPAGTEGDVNDAYRAADAAQSDWAALSREERNEYVQSMIGVMQDRLDEIVELLATESGSVQAKATAEANFAMADFQSALEMVPPEEEVRDSMYHEDKDHHIVREPAGVVGIISPWNFPLHLTTRALGPALALGNTVVIKPATDTPITGGLLLADIAEEAGLPDGVVNVVTGHGSDIGDRMAGHPTARVMSFTGSTAVGRSVASQAGDALALPALELGGNGPFVVTEDADIEAAAKAGSVGAFGHQGQVCISINRHLVHEAVYDEYVEKLVEHAESLTIGNPLDEDVEFGPIINESQVDQLTSFIEQTVDAGATLETGGEAEDLFLEPTVLSGCTNDMSAACNEHFGPVAPVIPFESDEEAVELANDTEYGLAAGVYSGDVEHGRSIADQIDAGMVHVNDHPIQDEPNAPFGGMKNSGIGRYNGEWIMDELTETKWISVQHEERDYQLL; from the coding sequence ATGTCACAACCAGATAGCCAGACGGCGTGGAACCAACTATACATTGACGGTGAGTGGCGCGACGCCGACGCATCTGAGACGATTCCGGTGACTAACCCCGCGACAGGCGAGAAACTCGCGGCAGTACCCGCCGGGACAGAGGGGGATGTCAACGACGCCTACCGGGCCGCCGACGCGGCCCAGTCCGACTGGGCGGCGCTGTCGCGCGAGGAGCGCAACGAGTACGTCCAGTCGATGATCGGAGTGATGCAGGACCGGCTCGACGAAATCGTCGAACTACTTGCGACGGAGTCAGGCAGTGTTCAGGCCAAAGCAACTGCCGAGGCCAACTTCGCCATGGCGGACTTCCAGAGCGCACTGGAGATGGTCCCGCCGGAAGAGGAGGTCCGCGATTCGATGTATCACGAGGACAAGGACCATCACATCGTCCGCGAGCCCGCTGGCGTCGTCGGGATTATCTCCCCGTGGAACTTCCCGCTACATCTCACGACGCGGGCGCTCGGCCCCGCGCTCGCGCTGGGGAACACCGTCGTTATCAAGCCAGCGACGGATACGCCGATAACTGGCGGCCTCCTGCTGGCCGACATCGCCGAGGAGGCTGGCCTCCCGGACGGCGTCGTCAACGTCGTGACGGGCCACGGCTCCGATATCGGCGACCGGATGGCCGGCCATCCGACCGCCCGTGTGATGTCGTTCACCGGGTCGACAGCAGTCGGCAGGTCCGTGGCCAGTCAGGCCGGAGACGCGCTCGCCCTCCCGGCGCTTGAACTCGGTGGCAACGGACCGTTCGTCGTCACCGAGGACGCCGACATCGAGGCAGCCGCCAAGGCCGGTTCTGTCGGTGCGTTCGGTCATCAGGGACAGGTGTGTATCTCGATCAACCGCCACCTCGTCCACGAGGCCGTCTACGACGAGTACGTCGAGAAGCTCGTCGAGCACGCGGAGTCGCTGACCATCGGGAACCCGCTCGACGAGGACGTGGAGTTCGGCCCGATCATCAACGAGAGTCAGGTCGACCAGCTCACCTCGTTCATCGAGCAGACCGTCGACGCCGGCGCGACGCTGGAAACGGGCGGCGAGGCCGAGGACCTGTTCCTCGAACCGACCGTCCTCTCGGGGTGTACCAACGATATGTCTGCGGCCTGTAACGAGCACTTCGGCCCCGTCGCTCCGGTCATCCCGTTCGAGTCCGACGAGGAAGCTGTCGAACTCGCCAACGACACCGAGTACGGCCTCGCCGCGGGCGTCTACAGCGGTGATGTCGAACACGGTCGGTCCATCGCCGACCAGATCGACGCCGGGATGGTCCATGTCAACGACCACCCGATTCAGGACGAACCCAACGCCCCGTTCGGCGGGATGAAGAACTCCGGAATCGGCCGGTACAACGGCGAGTGGATCATGGACGAACTGACCGAGACCAAGTGGATCTCCGTCCAGCACGAAGAGCGCGACTACCAACTGCTGTAA
- a CDS encoding fatty-acid--CoA ligase — protein MPGGAPLNLRSFLWRGENVFPDSEIVSRTHQGIHRYTIAEYAERVRKLASALEQAGIERGDRVGTFAWNNHWHQEAYYGVACMGAQVHMINLLLPDEHIQHIVADAEDEILIVDPVMLEKLEAAYDEAAFASVEQYIVMGDTVPETSLEPVVDYESFIADGDPDYSFPQLPEDQPAGMCYTSGTTGKPKGVEYTQKMYWTQVMSLMTSQAGIKTDDVELTYVPMFHVSGWCRPFTTIAAGAKTVLPGPNPSAEDLAKLIQEEDVTVSAAVPTVFMDLLEYAREADVDFSSVRYFTSGGSATPRSLMEDYKAEFGVDLISGYGMTETSPVTHAYEPKPGMTDLPEEELFDLRSHSAGLPLAGLEFKVVNTDGEEVPWDGESLGELWMRGPWVTQEYYNAPDATEQAVTDDGWLKTGDIVRVSPEGYVDVVDRMDDLVKSGGEWIASVEVENAIMGHDEVVEAAVVPVPHERWDERPAAFVVTRDAVSDEAALRQEIKDLVAESYPSWWVPDAIRLVDEIPKGATGKFSKQTLRDEYVDESVIETVAENAPAT, from the coding sequence ATGCCAGGCGGTGCACCACTTAACCTCCGGTCGTTCCTGTGGCGTGGCGAAAACGTGTTCCCCGACAGCGAGATCGTTTCGCGGACGCATCAGGGGATTCACCGATACACGATAGCGGAGTACGCCGAACGGGTACGGAAGCTAGCTTCTGCCCTCGAACAGGCCGGTATCGAACGCGGGGACAGAGTCGGGACGTTCGCCTGGAACAACCACTGGCATCAAGAGGCCTACTACGGCGTCGCCTGCATGGGCGCACAGGTCCACATGATTAACCTCCTCCTGCCCGACGAGCACATCCAGCACATCGTGGCCGACGCCGAGGACGAGATTCTCATCGTCGACCCCGTCATGCTGGAGAAGCTCGAAGCGGCGTACGACGAGGCGGCGTTTGCCTCCGTCGAGCAGTACATCGTGATGGGCGACACCGTCCCCGAAACGTCGCTGGAGCCGGTCGTCGACTACGAATCGTTCATCGCCGACGGCGACCCCGACTACTCCTTCCCGCAACTGCCCGAGGACCAGCCGGCGGGGATGTGCTACACGTCCGGGACAACAGGAAAGCCGAAAGGTGTCGAGTACACCCAGAAAATGTACTGGACACAGGTCATGTCGCTGATGACTAGCCAGGCCGGAATCAAGACCGACGACGTGGAGCTGACGTACGTCCCGATGTTCCACGTCAGCGGCTGGTGTCGCCCGTTCACGACTATCGCTGCAGGAGCCAAGACGGTCCTCCCCGGGCCGAACCCGTCGGCCGAGGACCTGGCGAAGCTTATCCAGGAGGAGGACGTGACCGTCTCCGCGGCGGTCCCGACCGTCTTCATGGACCTGTTGGAGTACGCCCGCGAGGCCGACGTGGACTTCTCCTCGGTTCGGTACTTCACCAGTGGCGGGTCCGCGACGCCGCGGTCACTGATGGAAGACTACAAAGCGGAGTTCGGAGTGGATCTCATCTCCGGGTACGGCATGACCGAAACGTCACCGGTCACGCACGCCTACGAGCCCAAGCCCGGAATGACGGACCTACCGGAAGAGGAACTGTTCGACCTGCGGAGCCACTCCGCGGGGCTTCCGCTTGCCGGGCTGGAGTTCAAAGTCGTCAACACCGACGGCGAGGAAGTGCCCTGGGACGGCGAGTCGCTGGGCGAACTCTGGATGCGTGGCCCGTGGGTCACACAGGAGTACTACAACGCCCCCGACGCGACCGAACAGGCCGTCACCGACGACGGTTGGCTCAAAACCGGTGACATCGTCCGGGTGAGTCCGGAGGGATACGTCGACGTGGTCGACCGGATGGACGACCTCGTCAAGAGCGGCGGCGAGTGGATAGCAAGCGTCGAGGTCGAAAACGCGATTATGGGTCACGACGAGGTCGTCGAAGCCGCTGTCGTCCCGGTCCCCCACGAGCGGTGGGACGAACGTCCCGCCGCGTTCGTCGTCACACGCGATGCTGTGTCCGACGAAGCCGCGCTCCGGCAAGAAATCAAAGACCTCGTCGCCGAGTCGTACCCGTCGTGGTGGGTCCCCGACGCCATCCGTCTGGTCGACGAGATTCCCAAGGGCGCGACCGGGAAGTTCTCCAAACAGACGCTCCGTGACGAGTACGTTGACGAGTCGGTCATCGAAACTGTCGCCGAGAACGCCCCGGCGACGTGA
- a CDS encoding enoyl-CoA hydratase yields MSESVLLSIDDGIATLTLNEPETRNALTQPVYDALEHHLDTIETASDVRCVVIEGTGESFSAGGDIKGMSERLSNDDPADDAVSELARRTRDTIARVVALPVPTVAKVDGSAVGAGANLAIACDIQLASESASIGFVFRQVGLSVDAGTSYLLPRIVGTNVAKGLVFTGEILDAERATELGLFNRVYDDEAFESEVEATVSRIANGPTIALRHSKRLLQDGLEKSFDRAQRDEATAQGIVFETADHEEGVEAFLTDRRPEFVGR; encoded by the coding sequence ATGAGCGAGTCCGTACTGCTCTCCATCGACGACGGAATCGCCACGCTGACGCTGAACGAACCGGAGACGCGGAACGCACTCACACAGCCCGTATACGACGCGCTGGAGCACCACCTCGATACCATCGAGACGGCGTCCGATGTCCGGTGTGTCGTCATCGAGGGGACCGGCGAGTCGTTCTCGGCCGGCGGTGACATCAAGGGGATGAGTGAGCGACTCTCGAACGATGACCCGGCCGATGACGCCGTCAGCGAACTGGCCCGCCGAACCCGGGACACCATCGCCAGAGTCGTCGCACTGCCGGTTCCGACCGTCGCGAAGGTCGACGGGTCGGCCGTTGGGGCCGGCGCGAACCTCGCTATCGCCTGTGACATCCAGTTGGCGAGCGAGTCGGCCAGTATCGGCTTCGTGTTCCGGCAGGTCGGACTCAGCGTCGACGCCGGCACGTCGTATCTGCTCCCCCGCATTGTCGGGACCAACGTCGCAAAGGGACTGGTGTTCACCGGGGAGATTCTGGATGCCGAGCGGGCCACGGAGCTGGGCCTGTTCAACCGCGTCTACGACGACGAGGCGTTCGAATCCGAAGTCGAGGCGACCGTCAGCCGCATTGCTAATGGACCGACCATCGCTCTCCGGCATTCCAAGCGGCTGCTTCAGGACGGGCTGGAGAAGTCCTTCGACCGCGCACAGCGCGACGAGGCGACGGCTCAGGGCATCGTCTTCGAGACCGCCGACCACGAGGAGGGTGTCGAAGCGTTTCTGACCGACCGCCGACCGGAGTTCGTCGGACGGTGA
- a CDS encoding phosphotransferase family protein, translating to MTEHSSDYYQRLVDERALKEFLAKEIGPAETFDVARHEQGHSNETLFVTWGDRELVVRRPPPGQTAETAHDVLREYRVIDALQDTAVPVPPTVTACDDQTVIGSEFYVMTRVEGTVIRDEEPERFANDDAREAVGTELVDTLAAIHEVDPSAVGLSNLGRAGGYAKRQVTRWGKQLAWAFERTTESRTVPELERVGSWLQDECPDDHPETLVHGDYKLDNVMFGPSDSPELAAVFDWEMATLGDPRADLGWLLSYWRDAKDPEPEIPDLAMEFIEAPGYLTRQDLVDRWEAQTGLTFEHERFYRTLAVYKLAALGEMFYRRYLEGNADDPFYPLMENRVPALAERAIRIIEGDEPL from the coding sequence ATGACTGAACACAGCAGCGACTACTACCAGCGATTGGTCGACGAACGTGCGCTCAAAGAGTTTCTCGCAAAGGAGATAGGCCCGGCCGAGACGTTCGACGTTGCGCGCCACGAGCAGGGTCACTCCAACGAGACGCTGTTTGTCACCTGGGGCGACCGAGAACTGGTCGTCAGGCGGCCCCCGCCGGGCCAGACCGCTGAGACGGCTCACGACGTGTTGCGGGAGTATCGCGTCATCGACGCGCTGCAGGACACAGCCGTCCCGGTCCCACCGACGGTGACGGCCTGTGACGACCAGACGGTCATCGGGAGCGAGTTCTACGTCATGACCCGCGTCGAGGGGACCGTCATCCGAGACGAAGAACCGGAGCGCTTCGCGAACGACGACGCCCGAGAGGCCGTCGGCACCGAACTGGTGGACACCCTCGCAGCCATCCACGAGGTCGATCCGTCAGCTGTCGGCCTGTCCAACCTCGGCCGCGCAGGCGGGTATGCGAAGCGCCAGGTCACGCGCTGGGGGAAACAACTGGCGTGGGCGTTCGAACGGACGACCGAGTCCCGAACCGTCCCCGAGCTAGAGCGGGTCGGCTCGTGGTTACAGGACGAGTGCCCCGACGACCACCCGGAGACACTGGTCCACGGCGATTACAAGCTCGATAACGTGATGTTCGGCCCCAGCGACAGCCCCGAACTCGCCGCCGTCTTCGACTGGGAGATGGCGACGCTGGGCGATCCACGGGCCGACCTCGGCTGGCTGCTCTCGTACTGGCGCGACGCCAAGGACCCGGAGCCGGAGATCCCCGACCTCGCGATGGAGTTCATCGAAGCACCGGGCTACCTGACCCGTCAAGACTTGGTCGACCGCTGGGAAGCCCAGACCGGCCTGACGTTCGAACACGAGCGGTTCTATCGGACGCTCGCCGTGTACAAGCTCGCCGCCCTCGGCGAGATGTTCTACCGGCGCTATCTGGAAGGCAACGCCGACGACCCGTTCTACCCGCTGATGGAAAACCGCGTCCCGGCGCTGGCCGAGCGCGCGATTCGGATTATCGAGGGCGACGAACCGCTCTAA
- a CDS encoding acyl-CoA dehydrogenase, whose translation MISFTDSEAATALAERARALMDEVVIPRERELAGGTAISDATVRDLRAAAREYDVYAPQIPEEHGGMGYDFRDVLPTFEEAGRSLLGPIAMRVDAPDEGNMHLLEMQGTALQKSEYLDPLVEGEIQSGFAMTEPMQGAGSDPKMIRTTAEKDGDEWVIDGHKWWTTGGVDADILLVFARTDEDVHPYQGCSVFIVPTDADGVDIVRNVPHMGSQGDPKGHAEIEFNGVRVPEEHLLGEEGNGFQHVQQRLGPARLTHCMRFSGMAERALSIAKAYTTERQAFGDSVADKQHVRFEIAEQETQIQAARALVRAAADAIAAGNEARVEVSMSKVFAARATQDAIDTAVQFCGGNGIGRDLPLADFYELVRTFRIVDGADEVHLRTIAREAFEDVDSEELKPVRRYRE comes from the coding sequence ATGATATCGTTCACCGATTCCGAGGCCGCGACTGCGCTTGCCGAGCGCGCCAGAGCGTTGATGGACGAGGTTGTCATCCCGCGGGAGCGCGAACTCGCGGGCGGGACAGCGATCTCCGACGCAACAGTTCGCGACCTCCGCGCTGCTGCACGGGAGTACGACGTGTACGCCCCGCAAATCCCCGAGGAACACGGCGGCATGGGCTATGACTTCCGGGACGTGTTGCCGACGTTCGAGGAAGCGGGCCGAAGCCTCCTTGGCCCGATTGCGATGCGCGTCGACGCGCCCGACGAGGGCAATATGCACCTGCTGGAGATGCAGGGGACGGCGCTCCAGAAATCGGAGTATCTCGACCCGCTCGTCGAGGGCGAGATACAGTCGGGCTTTGCGATGACCGAACCGATGCAGGGCGCGGGCTCCGACCCGAAGATGATTCGAACCACCGCAGAGAAAGACGGCGACGAGTGGGTCATCGACGGCCACAAGTGGTGGACGACCGGCGGCGTCGATGCCGACATCCTGCTCGTCTTCGCTCGAACGGACGAGGACGTCCATCCGTATCAGGGGTGTTCAGTGTTCATCGTCCCGACGGACGCCGACGGCGTGGACATCGTTCGAAACGTCCCGCACATGGGCAGCCAGGGCGACCCGAAGGGCCACGCCGAGATCGAGTTCAACGGCGTTCGCGTCCCTGAGGAGCACCTGCTCGGCGAGGAAGGCAACGGCTTCCAGCACGTCCAGCAGCGGCTCGGTCCGGCGCGGCTCACCCACTGTATGCGCTTTTCTGGAATGGCCGAACGGGCGCTGTCCATCGCCAAGGCCTACACCACCGAACGGCAGGCCTTCGGTGACTCCGTGGCCGACAAGCAACACGTCCGGTTTGAAATCGCCGAACAGGAGACACAGATTCAGGCCGCACGGGCGCTGGTCCGGGCCGCCGCGGACGCCATCGCCGCCGGCAATGAAGCCCGCGTCGAGGTGTCGATGAGCAAAGTGTTCGCTGCCCGGGCGACGCAGGACGCTATCGACACCGCCGTCCAGTTCTGTGGCGGCAACGGCATCGGCCGGGACCTTCCGCTGGCGGACTTCTACGAACTGGTCAGGACGTTCCGCATCGTCGACGGGGCCGACGAGGTTCACCTCCGGACCATCGCCCGGGAGGCCTTCGAGGACGTGGACAGCGAGGAACTGAAACCGGTGCGGCGCTACCGCGAGTAA
- a CDS encoding haloacid dehalogenase — protein MNERSDIEAVFWDIGGVILRMASVRAAHREFVDRLCSEYPAAADSDAALDRWRDVLGTYFGEREGTAFRPAREGYRRAIDEILTVSPEETEWESLFHRIRDEQVEPNPDAIAAIEALADAPLHQGVVSDVDDDEGEQLLRTFGVWDAMDSYTASEAVGRTKPDPAMFETALRKASVEPARAVMIGDRYEHDMHGGTRAGLWTVAYGAEDGPAVDITLDDLRELPDWLGVSE, from the coding sequence GTGAACGAGAGGTCAGACATTGAGGCCGTCTTCTGGGATATCGGGGGCGTCATCCTTCGGATGGCGTCCGTCCGGGCGGCCCACCGCGAGTTTGTCGACCGCCTGTGTTCGGAGTACCCGGCGGCTGCGGATTCCGACGCGGCTCTCGACCGATGGCGGGATGTCCTCGGAACGTACTTCGGCGAGCGCGAGGGCACAGCGTTCCGACCGGCCCGCGAGGGGTACCGGCGGGCAATCGACGAGATTCTGACAGTCAGTCCCGAGGAAACTGAGTGGGAATCACTGTTCCATAGAATCCGCGACGAACAGGTCGAACCCAACCCCGACGCCATCGCAGCCATCGAGGCCTTGGCGGACGCGCCGCTCCATCAAGGCGTCGTCAGTGACGTGGACGACGACGAGGGCGAGCAACTGTTGCGGACCTTCGGGGTCTGGGACGCGATGGATTCGTACACCGCCTCAGAGGCCGTCGGTCGGACCAAACCGGACCCGGCGATGTTCGAAACGGCGCTCAGAAAGGCTTCGGTCGAACCGGCGCGGGCCGTGATGATCGGTGACCGCTACGAGCACGATATGCACGGCGGAACACGGGCCGGGCTGTGGACAGTCGCTTACGGGGCCGAAGACGGACCCGCTGTGGATATCACGCTCGACGACCTCCGCGAGCTGCCGGATTGGCTTGGCGTCTCGGAGTGA
- a CDS encoding 3-oxoacyl-ACP reductase gives MAEMSDAMSKPHTERFRLEGQRAIITGASSGIGRAIAEEFAADGADVVVCSREQDNVGPVADEINDSDRPGDAVAIECDVTDREAVEALVEATVDEFGGLDVLVNNAGASFMSGFDDISENGWKTIVDINLHGTYHCTQAAGEALAADGGGAVINLSSVAGEQGAPYMSHYGAAKAGVSNLTSTLSAEWADRDIRINCIAPGFVATPGVESQMGVSADNIDREAVERRIGLSEEIADIALFLASPASSYIVGQTITAAGVPRLEETPDI, from the coding sequence ATGGCCGAGATGTCCGATGCGATGTCAAAGCCACACACGGAGCGGTTTCGCTTGGAGGGACAGCGGGCGATTATCACGGGTGCATCGAGCGGTATCGGCCGGGCAATCGCGGAGGAGTTCGCGGCTGACGGGGCCGACGTGGTTGTCTGCTCGCGCGAGCAGGACAACGTCGGCCCGGTGGCCGACGAAATCAACGACAGCGACCGGCCCGGTGACGCAGTCGCTATCGAATGCGACGTGACAGACCGCGAGGCTGTCGAGGCGCTGGTGGAAGCGACCGTCGACGAGTTCGGTGGGCTGGATGTGCTCGTGAACAACGCCGGCGCGAGCTTCATGTCCGGGTTCGACGACATCAGCGAGAACGGCTGGAAAACCATCGTCGACATCAACCTCCACGGGACCTACCACTGCACGCAGGCGGCCGGCGAAGCGCTGGCAGCGGACGGCGGCGGGGCGGTCATCAACCTCTCCAGCGTTGCCGGGGAACAGGGCGCACCGTATATGAGTCACTACGGGGCCGCAAAGGCCGGCGTCAGCAATCTCACATCCACGCTGTCGGCGGAGTGGGCCGACCGTGACATCCGCATCAACTGCATCGCCCCGGGCTTCGTCGCCACGCCGGGCGTCGAGTCACAGATGGGTGTCAGCGCCGACAATATCGACCGCGAGGCCGTCGAGCGCCGCATCGGCCTCTCGGAGGAGATCGCCGACATCGCGCTGTTCCTCGCCAGCCCGGCATCGTCGTACATCGTCGGCCAGACGATCACCGCCGCTGGCGTCCCACGGCTCGAAGAGACGCCCGACATCTGA
- a CDS encoding monoamine oxidase, protein MAGEFDTVDVGDSFTTSGRTITEADVVNFAGVSGDFNHLHTNAERMADSGYGERIAHGALVFSVVTGLVWQARDEAEKRHMVAFYGIDRLRFIKPVFLGDTIHAEAEVVDTERRDHPVATGVVRTEVTTLNQADEAVFSAEFLTLRR, encoded by the coding sequence ATGGCCGGCGAGTTCGACACAGTCGACGTTGGCGATAGCTTTACCACGTCGGGCCGGACCATCACCGAGGCCGACGTGGTCAACTTTGCGGGTGTCAGCGGGGATTTCAATCACCTCCATACGAACGCCGAACGGATGGCCGACTCGGGCTACGGCGAGCGCATCGCACACGGTGCGCTGGTGTTTTCAGTCGTCACTGGGTTGGTATGGCAGGCCCGCGACGAGGCCGAAAAGCGGCACATGGTCGCGTTCTACGGCATCGACCGGCTTCGGTTCATCAAACCAGTGTTTCTGGGCGATACGATTCACGCCGAAGCCGAGGTTGTCGACACAGAGCGCCGAGACCACCCGGTTGCGACAGGCGTCGTCCGGACTGAAGTCACTACGCTGAATCAGGCCGACGAAGCTGTGTTCTCGGCCGAGTTCCTCACGCTTCGGCGGTAG